A stretch of DNA from Methylogaea oryzae:
AGTTGCGCGAATTCGAGCGCATCCGCGTCGGCGGCAAAATCGCTATCGGCCTGCGCGACGACGACCGCCTGGTGGGCGTGGCCCTCACCGACGGTTCTCAGTCGGTGATGCTGTTCAGCAGCGGCGGCAAGGTAGTGTGCTTCGACGAAAGCGAGGTGCGCATCATGGGCCGCGAGGCCGGCGGCGTGCGCGGCATGAACCTGCCGGACGGCCAGCGCGTCATCTCCCTCATCATCGCCAGCGAAGGCACGGTGCTGACCGTCACCGAAAACGGCTACGGCAAGCGCACCGAACTGGCCGATTTCCCCCGCCACCATCGCGGCGGCAGCGGCGTCATCGCCATGCAGACCAGCGAGCGCAACGGCGCCGTGGTGGGCGCGACGCTGGTTACCGACAGCGACGAAATCATGCTCATCACCGACGCCGGCACCCTGGTGCGCACCCGCATCAGCGAAATCTCCGTGCTGGGCCGCAATACCCAAGGCGTGCGGGTGATCCGTCCCAGCGAAAACGAGAAGGTCGTGGGTCTGGATCGCATCGAACAGCTGGCCGGCGAAGAGGACGACGACGGCGCGGAAACGGGCGAGGGCGAAGCGGCGGAATAAGCCGGTCGTCCCGTAGCGCTGCCGCCGGTCGCTCCTTGCGGCCGAATGCCGCACCTCGATAAAACCTCCAAACGCCGGTGCCGGTTCCATACGGAAACGGCACCGGTATCTCCCTTCGATAGGCCTCCAGCGGTATTGCCGCGCGGGCGCCTTATCGACCGGGGCTCAATATCTTCGCGAAAAAGACTATCCACCCAGGTCTGGTATAGTTGGCGCGTCGCCGGCAAACCAAACCGGTATTCCCATACCCATCGATTTGGAGGCGCGTGGTGGCAAGTGTCGCGGGAGGATGTACGGCGGAATTCTCCGATGCGTATTTTCTGGATTACGGCGATGCTTACGGCGTCGCCATGGAAGGCGGGGAAATCGTCGACGAAGCCGGGATTCGCCGTCCGCGTTATTGTTATTACGACGGGGCTTTAGGCGACGCCGCGTCGCCGTATTTGATCGGCGTTCCTTCCGACGACATCGTCACCACCTTTTGCAGCAATCGCCTGCCGGTTCCCGGTGTGATCGCCTTCCGGCGCGACGGCGTCTTGCAGTTCGAAAACATGCCGCAGGACGTGCTGGACGAAATCGTCGAGCATCGGCAACAGTATTTCTCCCGTCCGAGTAACGCCATTCATCTGGATACCTATTTCCTGGATCCGTTGGAGGCGCTTAATACCGCCAAGCAACACAATCGCATCTATAACGGCCATCCGACCATCGACAGTCCGCAGCTGTGTTTTTACGGCGGAGATGCCATCGCCGCGGAGCTGAGCAATCTTATTTGGGTGCCGTACGACCGATTTGTCGATTTCTTTACCATGTCCCCCCTGAAAATGCCGGCCGTCGTAAAGTGCCGGGAAGGCGCCGGCGAGGCGGAGCAAGCGGCAGCCAACGAGGAGTTCCAACAACTGTTGCGGGCGGTGGAAGCCAACAGCACCAATGTGTGCACTTATCTGGGGGGGCTGGCCAGAGCGCAGCGGCCGGACTTTAGCGAGCCGGTTTTGCGTGTATTTGTAGTGACTTCACGCTATACCACGGTGATGCAGTATTGTGCCCGTGGAGTCGCCAAAGCGTTCGAGCGCCGTGGCTGCCGGGTGATGTTTGTCATGGAGCAGGACGAGAGGGAGCGGTTGTGTTTTGCCGACCTATTGTCCAAATATGTGGAATTCAATCCCCATGTGTTTTTCGAAATAAACCGCTACGAGCCCCGTTTTCTTAACGACCATGTGGCGCATATCGTTTGGTGGCAAGACCTGCTGGTGCGCAAGAATATGAAGACCGATTCCCTGTCCGTCAGGGAAAGGGAGTTTCATTATTCGATTTCCACGCATTTGGACGAAGAACTGCATTCCTGTGGCGCGAGCGCAGTGCGTAGGCTCAATTTTTGTATCGACGAGGAAGTCTTCAATCCCGGCCATAATCCGGCGCGCAGCCGCAAAGTGGTTTTCGTCGGCGCCAATTACCCGTCTTTCGTGGACTTTTCCAGTGCGGCACAGTGTACCGCCGTGGCGCTGCTGACGGATTTGCTGGTGGCGGGGAAAGCTTTCGGTCCCGAGGTATTGCGCGCCGTGGCCGAGCAATCCGGCGTCGACCCGCAGCATTTAGCCTGGCGTTTGCTGCCTTACGCCATCAGAAGCCTGACGGTGCGCTGGCTGTGCGAATGCGCGACGATTCCCGTGGAGATTTACGGCCGCCACTGGGAGTCCGACCCGGTTGTCGCCAGGTTTTTCAAGGGCGAGGCGCCCCACGGCGTGGCGGTGGCGGACATTTACCGTTCGGCGCAATATGCCTTCGCCTGCCATGCCTTCGACATCAATTCGCAGCGCTTGGCCGAAGCTGCCGCCTGTGGTTGCACGCCGATAGTTTTCGATTGCCGCGAGCTGGCCGAGCCGCCCTATTGGGAAGAGGCTTGCCTCTATTTCAAAACCCAGGCGGAGTTGCAGGACATTATCGACAACGACCGCCGCGCGCCGCACAGTCCCCATGCTATCGCCGCCGGATTTACCTATGACCGTGCCGTGGAGAGGTTTCTCGCCGATATGGGGCCGGTGGTCGGGTTATAAGGTATCGCGCGGGGCGGTATTTCGTGTCGCTTCATGGTGTTAGGCAGGATGGGCAAGGCATGATTAATCTTAAGGACTCCCGTACGCAAACTCCGGCGCCGGGCGCCGCCTGGCGCCGGCTGACGGACGCCGAGCGGATGGCCAGGGTGGAGCAAGCGCTGCATTCGGGCCCCGGCGCCTTTAACCGCGCGGTTGCCGTCGCGACGGCGGAGGAAAACGGTGAAGTGATCGTCGGCCTGTTGCAGCCTTTGTCCGCCGGCGAGCGCGGCACGCTGCTGCTGGATCTGGAGGCCTTTTTGAAGGAAACCGTCGAGCCCAGCCTCGCCGTTTGGCTGGAACCTTTGGGCGACCGCAGTTCCTTGCGCAATTTGCGCGGCATGGGGGGCAAGCCATGACCGCCGCCGTCGCCACCCGCGAAGGCGGATTGATCCTGGATTCCCACAAGCTGTCGCACCATTACGACCGGGTTGCGGCCTGGGAGGCGGGGGAGCGCATCGCGCCGGTGAGCGTGGACATGGCGCTGACCCGGGCATGCGGCGCCATGTGCTCGTTCTGCTACGCCATGATGCAGGAGTCGCAGGTGCGCAGCCCGGTCACCACTAGCCACGCGCTCAATCTGCTGGATGATTTTGCCGCCATGGGGGTGCGCAGCGTGTCGCTGGTGTCCGACGGCGAAAGCACTTTGTCGAAAACCTATGTGCCTTTCATCCGGCACGCGGCGGAGCTGGGCGTCGACGTGGGCAACGCCACCAATGCCTGGGAGTGGGGGCCGGAAAAAATCGAG
This window harbors:
- a CDS encoding glycosyltransferase encodes the protein MASVAGGCTAEFSDAYFLDYGDAYGVAMEGGEIVDEAGIRRPRYCYYDGALGDAASPYLIGVPSDDIVTTFCSNRLPVPGVIAFRRDGVLQFENMPQDVLDEIVEHRQQYFSRPSNAIHLDTYFLDPLEALNTAKQHNRIYNGHPTIDSPQLCFYGGDAIAAELSNLIWVPYDRFVDFFTMSPLKMPAVVKCREGAGEAEQAAANEEFQQLLRAVEANSTNVCTYLGGLARAQRPDFSEPVLRVFVVTSRYTTVMQYCARGVAKAFERRGCRVMFVMEQDERERLCFADLLSKYVEFNPHVFFEINRYEPRFLNDHVAHIVWWQDLLVRKNMKTDSLSVREREFHYSISTHLDEELHSCGASAVRRLNFCIDEEVFNPGHNPARSRKVVFVGANYPSFVDFSSAAQCTAVALLTDLLVAGKAFGPEVLRAVAEQSGVDPQHLAWRLLPYAIRSLTVRWLCECATIPVEIYGRHWESDPVVARFFKGEAPHGVAVADIYRSAQYAFACHAFDINSQRLAEAAACGCTPIVFDCRELAEPPYWEEACLYFKTQAELQDIIDNDRRAPHSPHAIAAGFTYDRAVERFLADMGPVVGL